One Felis catus isolate Fca126 chromosome D3, F.catus_Fca126_mat1.0, whole genome shotgun sequence DNA segment encodes these proteins:
- the LOC123381393 gene encoding uncharacterized protein LOC123381393: MQTPGWTSMPRTGLHRSRSQDVFAFAVSSNKLTSPVRRGIPYETSILEQLDVVATAGPRFGGQQLARADMPCRMPRSPPHPTGSPRPEAGVSDPPPSPCHSWMKVTYFHARVSNQSEKQKKARARGQPIFPARGPLRLLSSADPPERHLSLRPLTSMIYQVPPGLESLNGVMSLCAGPPDKTRTKSPERIINVRPRAKPGIWIHCRLCGPEQVTSPLCASVSSWAPGSASYSPTASSQERSFERKTQGRPSAQESGPCAPYPAPAPTSPVCRRPQRPPRPLSVSSIGERLGGRANKELVN, encoded by the coding sequence ATGCAGACACCGGGCTGGACTTCAATGCCGCGAACAGGGTTGCACAGAAGCCGGAGCCAAGATGTATTTGCCTTTGCAGTGTCTTCTAACAAGTTGACCTCACCAGTGAGAAGGGGAATTCCTTATGAAACCAGCATCCTTGAACAACTTGACGTTGTGGCAACAGCGGGTCCACGTTTCGGGGGCCAGCAACTGGCCAGGGCCGATATGCCCTGCAGGATGCCACGGTCCCCACCACACCCCACTGGCTCCCCACGGCCGGAGGCGGGTGTTAGTGACCCCCCACCATCGCCTTGCCACTCCTGGATGAAAGTTACCTATTTCCATGCCCGTGTCTCTAACCaaagtgaaaagcaaaagaaagccagggcaAGGGGCCAGCCGATTTTCCCTGCACGCGGCCCTCTCAGACTTCTGTCATCGGCTGACCCCCCCGAGAGGCATCTGAGTTTGAGACCCCTGACTTCTATGATTTATCAGGTCCCACCCGGGTTGGAGAGCCTGAATGGGGTGATGAGTTTGTGCGCGGGACCCCCAGACAAAACGAGGACCAAAAGTCCAGAGCGGATTATCAATGTCAGGCCACGGGCAAAGCCCGGGATCTGGATTCACTGCCGGCTGTGTGGCCCTGAACAAGTCacttctcctctctgtgcctcagtttcctcatgggcACCAGGAAGTGCCTCATACAGCCCAACTGCTAGTTCTCAAGAGAGATCCTTCGAACGCAAGACACAGGGGAGGCCTTCAGCCCAGGAAAGTGGCCCCTGCGCTCCTTatcccgcccctgcccccaccagccctGTATGCAGACGCCCCCAGCGGCCACCCaggcctctctctgtctcttccatcGGAGAGCGGCTGGGAGGACGCGCCAATAAGGAGCTAGTTAACTAA